One window of the Herbiconiux sp. L3-i23 genome contains the following:
- a CDS encoding VOC family protein, translating to MAIRSVLIHVSDVARSVEFYNRYLGTETVEASDDEAVLDAVTATLRLVRVDATDESTWIADDLQAGFRHVGFKVSDLDARVDALHEANVPFQLEPIHAEGDVRITFFYDPDGTLLELVEGPLQYHEVYDRDAVEADWGLGDPERPRFDHVAETVHDIEATKDYFAGLGYVLMSGIHQPSDPRGFEINFLRHGDTSLEIFTYDGAEKSRRQPQTGSLGFAAVEFEGEVPELAQPVGTAAGLDLYTDADGLVHAVRSA from the coding sequence GTGGCCATTCGCTCCGTACTCATCCATGTCTCCGACGTCGCCCGCTCCGTTGAGTTCTACAACCGCTACCTCGGCACCGAGACCGTCGAGGCGAGCGACGACGAGGCCGTGCTCGACGCGGTGACCGCGACGCTGCGGCTCGTCCGCGTCGACGCGACCGACGAGTCGACCTGGATCGCCGACGACCTGCAGGCGGGCTTCCGTCACGTCGGCTTCAAGGTGTCCGACCTCGACGCGCGAGTGGATGCCCTTCACGAGGCGAACGTCCCCTTCCAGCTCGAGCCCATCCACGCCGAGGGCGACGTGCGCATCACCTTTTTCTACGACCCCGACGGCACCCTGCTCGAACTCGTCGAGGGCCCGCTGCAGTACCACGAGGTCTACGACCGTGACGCGGTCGAGGCCGACTGGGGGCTCGGCGACCCCGAGCGGCCCCGCTTCGACCACGTCGCCGAGACGGTGCACGACATCGAAGCCACCAAGGACTACTTCGCGGGCCTCGGCTACGTGCTGATGTCGGGCATCCACCAGCCGAGCGACCCGCGCGGATTCGAGATCAACTTCCTGCGCCACGGCGACACCTCGCTCGAGATCTTCACCTACGACGGCGCCGAGAAGAGCCGCCGCCAACCGCAGACCGGCTCGCTCGGCTTCGCCGCCGTCGAGTTCGAGGGTGAGGTGCCCGAGCTCGCGCAGCCGGTCGGCACCGCCGCCGGGCTCGACCTCTACACCGACGCCGACGGCCTCGTGCACGCGGTGCGCAGCGCATGA
- a CDS encoding ROK family transcriptional regulator — protein MSNVRRIGPSSENTRSAILDLVRSSGTVSRIELAEMSGLTATSITRIVKSLIDDRLVIETGFGDSTGGKRRSLLEINPQARYAVGISLEDTRLTYVVTDVGGNVVGQLVSPGIGQSAPSTEILRIADELQQVFQQLDIPTEDIVGVGVAGAGLDLGAGAERLSLTADEWDSFAVQEALESLISLPVVRDNDAACAALGQFWVGRIPATQDFATLYMSRGFGLGLMIGGSVNRGASSNIGEIGHMVVDIDGPDCWCGSNGCLEMLAAPRAIIARAMAEPGLADDLGLGGDDGRLRADYDAIARAAVRGDERCVALIERSARYVAAAMLSAVNLLDLDRIYLAGPGFADAGAIYVRAIRDAVTRLARTRTIHGVTVELSDPGLETSAVGAATLALQHVLTPHTRAERASARGEIPVRV, from the coding sequence ATGAGCAACGTCAGACGCATCGGACCGTCGTCCGAGAACACCCGGAGCGCCATCCTCGACCTGGTTCGCTCGAGCGGCACGGTCAGCCGCATCGAGCTCGCCGAGATGTCCGGCCTCACGGCGACCTCGATCACCCGCATCGTGAAGTCGCTGATCGACGACCGTCTCGTCATCGAGACCGGCTTCGGCGATTCGACCGGCGGCAAGCGGCGCAGCCTGCTCGAGATCAACCCGCAGGCCCGCTACGCGGTCGGCATCTCGCTCGAAGACACCCGCCTCACCTATGTGGTAACCGACGTCGGCGGCAACGTGGTCGGCCAGCTCGTCTCGCCCGGCATCGGCCAGTCGGCGCCGAGCACCGAGATCCTGCGCATCGCCGACGAGCTGCAGCAGGTCTTCCAGCAGCTCGACATCCCTACTGAGGACATCGTCGGTGTCGGGGTCGCCGGCGCCGGTCTCGACCTCGGCGCGGGCGCCGAACGGCTCTCGCTCACCGCCGACGAGTGGGATTCGTTCGCCGTGCAGGAAGCCCTCGAATCGCTGATCAGCCTTCCGGTGGTGCGCGACAACGACGCCGCCTGCGCCGCACTCGGCCAGTTCTGGGTCGGCCGCATTCCCGCCACGCAGGACTTCGCGACGCTCTACATGTCGCGAGGTTTCGGTCTCGGCCTCATGATCGGCGGCAGCGTCAATCGAGGAGCCTCGTCGAACATCGGTGAGATCGGCCACATGGTCGTCGACATCGATGGACCTGACTGCTGGTGCGGGTCGAATGGGTGCCTCGAAATGCTCGCCGCGCCCCGCGCCATCATCGCGCGTGCGATGGCCGAGCCCGGACTCGCCGACGACCTCGGACTCGGCGGCGACGACGGTCGGCTTCGCGCCGACTACGACGCCATCGCCCGCGCCGCCGTCCGCGGAGACGAGCGATGCGTCGCCCTCATCGAACGGTCGGCGCGGTACGTGGCCGCGGCCATGCTGTCGGCCGTCAACCTGCTCGACCTCGACCGCATCTACCTCGCCGGCCCCGGCTTCGCCGATGCGGGCGCGATCTACGTGCGGGCCATCCGCGACGCCGTCACTCGACTGGCGCGCACCAGGACCATCCACGGCGTTACCGTCGAACTCTCCGACCCCGGGCTCGAGACCTCGGCGGTCGGCGCGGCGACGCTCGCGCTGCAGCACGTCCTCACCCCGCACACGCGGGCGGAACGGGCGAGCGCGCGCGGCGAGATCCCGGTGCGCGTCTGA
- a CDS encoding substrate-binding domain-containing protein, giving the protein MEGGDEMNAIGLAIPASRNDDRFVVALVHSLADPLIRNGVSLVTKVVPDEDTEIELYRHWAEVGGVSGVALLGVDSEDARVDVLRTLGFPIAAVLDTSVEVDFPAVVIDFEASIDVLRTFLATRPPRRTVYISAVDQQSNGSLRAAATEKAALDGLFEVVLVEHSDEAAIAAAEAAVADGAGTLVFDSDVHAAAALDTFRAKGLEVPDDVAIVSWTNSALCQSASKSITAIDRRGSEIGAMLGERMLGAIAGGRATREPAPRPFVVVGETA; this is encoded by the coding sequence ATGGAAGGAGGTGACGAGATGAACGCGATCGGTCTCGCCATACCGGCGAGCAGGAACGACGACCGGTTCGTGGTCGCGCTGGTGCACTCGCTGGCCGACCCGCTGATCCGCAACGGAGTCAGCCTCGTCACCAAGGTCGTCCCCGACGAGGACACCGAGATCGAGCTCTACCGTCACTGGGCCGAAGTCGGGGGAGTGTCGGGGGTGGCGCTGCTCGGCGTCGACTCCGAGGATGCGCGGGTCGATGTGCTGCGCACCCTCGGCTTCCCCATCGCGGCCGTCCTCGACACCTCCGTCGAAGTCGACTTCCCCGCGGTGGTCATCGACTTCGAGGCGTCCATCGACGTGCTCCGCACCTTCCTCGCCACCCGTCCGCCGCGCCGCACCGTCTACATCAGCGCGGTCGACCAGCAGTCGAACGGCTCGCTGCGAGCTGCGGCCACCGAGAAGGCGGCCCTCGACGGGCTGTTCGAGGTGGTGCTCGTCGAGCACAGCGACGAGGCCGCCATCGCCGCCGCGGAGGCCGCCGTCGCCGACGGAGCCGGAACCCTCGTCTTCGACAGCGACGTGCACGCCGCCGCCGCGCTCGACACCTTCCGCGCGAAGGGGCTCGAGGTGCCCGACGACGTGGCGATCGTGTCGTGGACGAACTCCGCGCTCTGCCAGAGTGCCAGCAAGTCGATCACCGCGATCGATCGGCGCGGCAGCGAGATCGGCGCGATGCTCGGCGAGCGGATGCTCGGCGCCATCGCCGGCGGACGAGCCACCCGTGAGCCTGCGCCGAGGCCGTTCGTCGTAGTGGGGGAGACAGCATGA
- a CDS encoding carbohydrate ABC transporter permease, protein MFETRSIRSRVLLQIIVTVAVLPFLIPIYAMLSRSFSGAGWGNYLAVIQVPGFARFFLNTAIVAGGSIIIIYLATMAAAFGFSKLRVRRKEVYFWMMMAALTLPEVVLIAPLYATAVRLGMLGTFWSVILPIAALQIPFTVLITRGYVDGIPDTLFEAARLDGASTWRMFWSVLVPLARPMAVALIVLVLINAWNSYLLPKVFLTNEDMGVVTLLPEFFRRQYNDDTPKILAAAVITAIPTIVAYVLLQKQFERGMAAGAIK, encoded by the coding sequence GTGTTTGAGACTCGGTCCATCCGCTCGCGGGTGCTGCTGCAGATCATCGTGACCGTCGCGGTGCTGCCGTTCCTCATCCCGATCTACGCGATGCTGTCCCGCTCGTTCTCGGGCGCCGGCTGGGGCAACTACCTCGCCGTCATCCAGGTGCCCGGCTTCGCCCGGTTCTTCCTCAACACCGCCATCGTCGCCGGCGGCTCGATCATCATCATCTACCTGGCCACCATGGCGGCCGCGTTCGGCTTCTCGAAGCTGCGCGTGCGACGCAAGGAGGTCTACTTCTGGATGATGATGGCCGCCCTCACGCTGCCCGAGGTCGTGCTCATCGCCCCGCTCTACGCCACCGCGGTGCGGCTCGGGATGCTCGGCACCTTCTGGTCGGTGATCCTGCCGATCGCCGCCCTGCAGATCCCGTTCACGGTGCTCATCACCCGCGGCTACGTCGACGGCATCCCCGACACCCTGTTCGAGGCCGCCCGACTCGACGGCGCCAGTACGTGGCGCATGTTCTGGTCGGTGCTCGTGCCGCTCGCCCGCCCCATGGCGGTCGCGCTCATCGTGCTCGTGCTGATCAACGCGTGGAACTCGTACCTGCTGCCCAAGGTGTTCCTCACCAACGAGGACATGGGCGTGGTGACCCTGCTGCCCGAGTTCTTCCGGCGGCAGTACAACGACGACACCCCGAAGATCCTCGCCGCCGCGGTCATCACCGCGATCCCGACGATCGTCGCCTACGTGCTGCTGCAGAAGCAGTTCGAACGCGGCATGGCCGCCGGCGCCATCAAGTAG
- a CDS encoding carbohydrate ABC transporter permease has product MTVTAAPELKPATSPRETPRGGRPKRASRLIPGGFVWILPGFIISVGLIYYSIVYSGYLSFFEWGGGRGRMTPVGFDNYVEALTNPVFWTAVRNTVVYFIVVFIVQVIGGMLFAAAMHSKLFLANVYKVIVVIPVVVAPATLAPAHIQVWQTNGTLNQILESIGLGFLAQGWLGQSTTSLLVVILVGCWGSIGFGFILYYAGMAQIDPEMVEAARIDGAGNLRILFSIVLPNLRAITISLAILNFITALKLFDNVWLITQGGPAQSSEFLGTMIYAETAGSSRNLGYAAALSIILLIIAVTTSVVIQSRSKERAAKNEELPRV; this is encoded by the coding sequence ATGACCGTCACGGCTGCTCCTGAGCTCAAGCCGGCGACGTCACCCCGGGAAACACCTCGGGGCGGGAGGCCCAAGCGGGCCTCCCGCCTCATCCCCGGTGGCTTCGTCTGGATCCTGCCCGGCTTCATCATCTCCGTCGGGCTGATCTACTACTCCATCGTCTACTCCGGCTACCTCTCCTTCTTCGAATGGGGCGGCGGCCGGGGCCGGATGACCCCCGTCGGCTTCGACAACTACGTCGAAGCCCTCACCAACCCGGTCTTCTGGACCGCGGTGCGCAACACCGTCGTCTACTTCATCGTCGTCTTCATCGTGCAGGTCATCGGCGGAATGCTCTTCGCCGCCGCGATGCACTCGAAGCTCTTCCTCGCCAACGTCTACAAGGTCATCGTCGTCATCCCCGTGGTGGTGGCCCCCGCAACGCTGGCGCCCGCCCACATCCAGGTGTGGCAGACCAACGGCACCCTCAACCAGATCCTCGAATCCATCGGACTCGGCTTCCTCGCCCAAGGCTGGCTCGGGCAGTCGACCACGTCGCTGCTCGTCGTCATCCTCGTCGGCTGCTGGGGATCGATCGGATTCGGCTTCATCCTCTACTACGCCGGAATGGCGCAGATCGACCCCGAGATGGTCGAAGCGGCCCGCATCGACGGCGCCGGCAACCTGCGGATCCTGTTCTCGATCGTGCTGCCCAACCTGCGGGCCATCACCATCTCGCTCGCGATCCTCAACTTCATCACCGCGCTGAAACTGTTCGACAACGTGTGGCTCATCACCCAGGGCGGGCCCGCGCAGTCGTCCGAGTTCCTCGGCACCATGATCTACGCCGAAACAGCGGGCTCGTCGCGCAACCTCGGCTACGCGGCCGCGCTGTCGATCATCCTGCTCATCATCGCCGTCACCACGTCGGTCGTCATCCAGTCGCGCAGCAAGGAACGCGCCGCGAAGAACGAGGAGCTGCCCCGTGTTTGA
- a CDS encoding ABC transporter substrate-binding protein, translating to MLKSKLMAAAGIAAAATLLLAACGSTEGAGDADAAPADSGEVVWWGWTPDTPVAERYIAAFNEEYPDIKVTYKNYENVDFRTTITPALDSGEGPDVYDLSPAGGSPDLWGPYAIDLAPLAEETLGGDWESKIGDGYIEQLRDSEGRLVSLPLGGMSAGFLWYNQDIFDQAGAEIPTDYDSWVDACAKITAIGKTCFTMGAGGEDTFPTEMYHAIANSVDPDFFIEAATGQANWDDEAGIETLQIIKNMKDDGIISANALDGTQYPLANEEFMKGDAAMVQMGFWYTQYSGAESCKTAMEAAGVTDPTCFVQLPAAFPDVAGKGNGSAYFGEADYGLAINADSPNIGAAKTFVQWMTMSETGQQNVANALDLLPALQGVTPDWDDITLVNTDVQRPAIEALIADSASSGQSRQWQTSETTLDTIVLAIQQILDPTINKSVEEIAAEQQAAAEPTDIGL from the coding sequence ATGCTGAAGTCCAAGCTCATGGCGGCGGCGGGAATCGCCGCTGCCGCGACCCTGCTACTGGCCGCCTGTGGAAGCACGGAGGGTGCCGGCGACGCCGACGCCGCTCCCGCCGACTCGGGTGAGGTCGTGTGGTGGGGCTGGACTCCCGACACCCCCGTCGCCGAGCGCTACATCGCGGCGTTCAACGAGGAGTACCCCGACATCAAGGTCACCTACAAGAACTACGAGAACGTCGACTTCCGCACCACCATCACCCCGGCGCTCGACTCCGGTGAAGGCCCCGACGTCTACGACCTGTCGCCCGCCGGCGGATCGCCCGACCTGTGGGGCCCCTACGCCATCGACCTCGCCCCGCTCGCCGAAGAGACCCTCGGCGGCGACTGGGAGTCGAAGATCGGCGACGGCTACATCGAGCAGCTCCGCGACTCCGAAGGCCGCCTCGTCTCCCTTCCGCTCGGCGGAATGTCGGCGGGCTTCCTCTGGTACAACCAGGACATCTTCGACCAGGCGGGTGCCGAGATCCCCACCGACTACGACTCGTGGGTCGACGCCTGCGCGAAGATCACGGCCATCGGTAAGACCTGCTTCACCATGGGCGCGGGCGGTGAAGACACGTTCCCGACCGAGATGTACCACGCGATCGCGAACTCGGTCGACCCCGACTTCTTCATCGAAGCGGCCACCGGCCAGGCGAACTGGGATGACGAGGCGGGCATCGAGACCCTGCAGATCATCAAGAACATGAAGGACGACGGCATCATCTCGGCCAACGCCCTCGACGGCACCCAGTACCCCCTCGCGAACGAAGAGTTCATGAAGGGCGACGCCGCCATGGTGCAGATGGGCTTCTGGTACACGCAGTACTCGGGCGCCGAGTCGTGCAAGACCGCCATGGAGGCGGCCGGTGTGACGGACCCGACCTGCTTCGTGCAGCTCCCCGCCGCGTTCCCCGACGTCGCCGGCAAGGGCAACGGATCGGCCTACTTCGGTGAAGCCGACTACGGCCTCGCCATCAACGCCGACTCGCCCAACATCGGTGCCGCGAAGACCTTCGTGCAGTGGATGACCATGAGCGAGACCGGCCAGCAGAACGTCGCCAACGCGCTCGACCTGCTGCCCGCCCTGCAGGGCGTCACCCCCGACTGGGACGACATCACGCTGGTGAACACCGACGTGCAGCGCCCCGCCATCGAAGCCCTCATCGCCGACAGCGCCTCGTCGGGCCAGTCACGTCAGTGGCAGACCTCCGAGACCACGCTCGACACGATCGTGCTCGCCATCCAGCAGATCCTCGACCCGACGATCAACAAGTCCGTGGAGGAGATCGCCGCAGAACAGCAGGCCGCAGCCGAACCGACCGACATCGGCCTCTGA
- a CDS encoding helix-turn-helix transcriptional regulator → MPVVRSRFESSDIAEVTARWDVTFPGAKPLLSDTGDDFWYGQTFAGDETLQVIEQEVRASIATRTDQLPFVTIGWASRGETQTSDGLTTMPMSDPVYWSGVRPYDTVARRADVHSVTIMSDVFVDRSSKMLGRDFELPPATIAGSGPGTRLAPSPRRLLMLAGEVVGEQAVASPLIRAAALDTVIAAIFVIFQLEEPSGSRHRAPRAIRAALDYMDQQSGEPITVNDVAAHAGLSLRSLQDQFRSVLETTPGAYLRRLRLEGARADLLIGDRSFESVAAVAQRWGFRHPGRFSSDYSRAFGELPRETLG, encoded by the coding sequence ATGCCGGTGGTACGCAGCCGTTTCGAGTCGAGCGATATCGCCGAGGTGACGGCGCGCTGGGATGTGACATTCCCGGGCGCGAAGCCTTTGCTCTCCGACACCGGGGACGATTTCTGGTACGGGCAGACGTTCGCCGGCGACGAGACGTTGCAGGTGATCGAGCAAGAGGTGCGCGCGAGCATCGCCACGCGGACCGATCAGCTTCCCTTCGTCACGATCGGGTGGGCGTCGCGGGGAGAGACGCAGACCTCGGATGGCCTGACGACGATGCCGATGTCGGATCCCGTGTACTGGTCGGGAGTCCGGCCCTATGACACGGTGGCGCGTCGAGCTGACGTGCACTCGGTGACGATCATGTCGGACGTCTTCGTGGATCGCTCGTCGAAGATGCTCGGGCGGGATTTCGAACTACCGCCGGCGACGATCGCCGGCTCCGGGCCGGGCACCCGTCTCGCACCGTCGCCTCGACGGCTGCTGATGCTCGCCGGGGAGGTCGTCGGTGAGCAGGCGGTCGCGTCGCCTCTGATCCGTGCCGCCGCGCTGGATACCGTCATCGCCGCGATCTTCGTGATCTTCCAGCTGGAGGAGCCGTCCGGGTCACGGCATCGCGCGCCGCGCGCGATCCGCGCCGCGTTGGACTACATGGATCAGCAATCCGGCGAGCCCATCACGGTGAACGACGTCGCCGCGCACGCGGGGCTGTCTCTTCGTTCGTTGCAGGACCAGTTCCGTTCAGTGCTCGAGACGACGCCGGGTGCGTATCTCCGCCGTCTCCGACTCGAGGGTGCGCGAGCCGACCTCCTGATCGGCGACCGCTCGTTCGAAAGCGTCGCTGCCGTGGCTCAGCGCTGGGGATTCCGACACCCTGGCCGGTTCTCCAGCGACTACAGTCGCGCGTTCGGCGAGCTCCCCCGCGAAACGCTCGGCTGA
- a CDS encoding FAD-binding oxidoreductase, which produces MTDVAHMKWWGWGVEGVAFHHEDKPAFAPFVKKAVGLDLSQPAGSPPSFDDLTVPASTAPAELIEALAGVVGANRVVTDDLDRVVHTYGKSIRDLMRIRAGLLPRVPDAVVYPADEAQVQGIVALAAERGVVVIPFGGGTNISGSLEPEVEETRPVLSVDMGALRRVLSIDEDSGLARIEAGAQGPDLEAQLNAKGWTLGHFPDSFTHSTLGGWVATRSSGMQSDKYGDIADIARGMRLVRPDGIAEIRAMPSASTGPSVREMIIGSEGRLGVITEVTVQVHRRPKRREVQAYFFPTFSAGLKAMQAIAESDASPSITRVSDARETGFSFATRKESKGVSGKVQAGLFEVLKRRGWDLDQLALSFIGYEGSPSHVRYQKRIVGSIVRKHGGLGVGSGPGALYDQKKFDTPYIRDFLLDRGAAADVSETAGPWSKLQGIYDTVIDAANGAYASLGRSGWIMAHLSHSYHSGACLYFTFAFVTGDDPIAEYDVVKSAIQQAFIDAGGTLSHHHAVGREHAPWMEQDISSEGVAIMRGMFSAVDPGNIFNPGKILGDREPARVDS; this is translated from the coding sequence ATGACCGACGTCGCTCACATGAAGTGGTGGGGCTGGGGTGTCGAGGGCGTCGCCTTCCACCACGAGGACAAGCCCGCGTTCGCGCCGTTCGTGAAGAAGGCCGTCGGCCTCGATCTGTCGCAGCCGGCCGGGTCGCCGCCGTCGTTCGACGACCTCACCGTGCCCGCCTCCACCGCGCCCGCCGAGCTCATCGAGGCGCTCGCCGGAGTGGTCGGCGCCAACCGGGTGGTCACCGACGACCTCGACCGGGTCGTGCACACCTACGGCAAGAGCATCCGCGATCTGATGCGCATCCGCGCCGGCCTGCTGCCGCGCGTGCCGGACGCCGTGGTCTATCCCGCCGACGAGGCGCAGGTGCAGGGCATCGTGGCGCTCGCCGCGGAGCGCGGGGTCGTGGTCATCCCCTTTGGTGGCGGCACCAACATCTCGGGCAGCCTCGAACCCGAGGTCGAAGAGACCCGCCCGGTGCTGTCCGTCGACATGGGCGCGCTGCGCCGCGTGCTTTCGATCGATGAGGACTCTGGCCTCGCCCGCATCGAGGCCGGCGCTCAAGGCCCCGACCTCGAGGCGCAGCTGAACGCCAAGGGCTGGACCCTCGGGCACTTCCCCGACAGCTTCACCCACTCCACCCTTGGCGGCTGGGTCGCGACCCGGTCGTCCGGAATGCAGAGCGACAAGTACGGCGACATCGCCGATATCGCCCGCGGGATGCGCCTCGTTCGCCCGGATGGCATCGCCGAGATCCGCGCGATGCCGTCGGCGTCCACGGGGCCGAGCGTGCGCGAGATGATCATCGGCAGCGAGGGTCGTCTCGGCGTGATCACCGAGGTGACCGTGCAGGTGCACCGCCGGCCGAAGCGCCGCGAGGTGCAGGCCTACTTCTTCCCGACCTTCTCGGCCGGGCTGAAGGCGATGCAGGCGATCGCGGAGTCGGATGCGTCGCCGTCGATCACGCGCGTCTCGGATGCGCGGGAGACGGGCTTCTCGTTCGCTACCCGTAAGGAGAGCAAGGGTGTTTCGGGCAAGGTGCAGGCGGGCCTGTTCGAGGTGCTGAAGCGCCGCGGCTGGGATCTCGACCAGCTGGCCCTGTCCTTCATCGGCTACGAGGGTTCGCCGTCGCACGTGCGCTACCAGAAGCGCATAGTCGGCTCGATCGTTCGCAAGCACGGCGGCCTCGGTGTCGGCTCGGGCCCGGGGGCGCTCTACGACCAGAAGAAATTCGACACGCCCTACATCCGCGATTTCCTGCTCGATCGCGGAGCGGCGGCCGACGTGTCGGAGACCGCGGGCCCGTGGTCGAAGCTGCAGGGCATCTACGACACGGTCATCGACGCGGCGAACGGCGCGTACGCGTCGCTGGGGCGTTCGGGCTGGATCATGGCGCACCTGTCGCACTCGTACCACTCGGGTGCGTGCCTCTACTTCACGTTCGCATTCGTGACCGGGGATGACCCGATCGCGGAGTACGACGTGGTGAAGTCGGCGATCCAGCAGGCGTTCATCGACGCCGGCGGCACCCTGTCGCACCACCACGCGGTGGGCCGCGAGCATGCGCCGTGGATGGAGCAGGACATCTCGTCCGAGGGCGTCGCCATCATGCGCGGCATGTTCAGCGCGGTCGACCCGGGCAACATCTTCAACCCGGGCAAGATCCTCGGCGACCGCGAACCCGCCCGCGTCGACTCGTAA
- a CDS encoding 1-acyl-sn-glycerol-3-phosphate acyltransferase, whose protein sequence is MSDPTKRFRSRPMLVARFLAQRALLKPVVWTNTRVTITGQHHLDGLNAPFVAVAHHSSHLDAPLIFGALPWRLARRLAAGAAADYFFDVKWRTWLTVLFFNAFPIDRTGNGGRPRLSKSLLAADVPILIFPEGGRAKTGQGIRKFKPGAAALAMASGVPVLPIGLVDAAVAMPRDRSWPVRGRKPVAVVFGAPLLPEEGENVESFTVRLRSEVERLSSWSHARSTQEEAR, encoded by the coding sequence GTGAGCGACCCGACCAAGCGATTCCGGTCGCGCCCGATGCTTGTGGCGCGCTTCCTGGCTCAGCGCGCGCTTCTGAAGCCGGTGGTGTGGACGAACACCCGCGTCACGATCACCGGACAGCACCATCTCGACGGATTGAACGCCCCGTTCGTCGCCGTCGCGCACCATTCGAGCCACCTCGACGCGCCCCTGATCTTCGGGGCTCTGCCGTGGCGTCTCGCCCGTCGCCTCGCCGCCGGGGCCGCCGCCGACTACTTCTTCGACGTGAAGTGGCGCACCTGGCTCACCGTGCTGTTCTTCAACGCGTTCCCCATCGACCGCACCGGCAACGGCGGGCGCCCGCGCCTGTCGAAGTCGCTGCTCGCCGCAGACGTGCCCATCCTGATCTTCCCCGAGGGCGGTCGCGCGAAGACGGGGCAGGGCATCCGCAAGTTCAAGCCGGGCGCCGCGGCGCTCGCGATGGCGTCGGGGGTGCCCGTGCTGCCGATCGGTCTGGTGGATGCGGCGGTCGCGATGCCGCGCGATCGCAGCTGGCCGGTGCGCGGACGGAAGCCGGTCGCGGTAGTCTTCGGCGCGCCACTGCTCCCCGAGGAGGGGGAGAACGTGGAGAGTTTCACCGTTCGTCTGAGGAGCGAGGTCGAAAGGCTCTCGTCCTGGTCGCACGCACGATCAACCCAGGAGGAAGCCCGATGA
- a CDS encoding SDR family oxidoreductase has translation MVMALITGGTSGIGAAFATALARDGYDLVLVARDVGRLDAFAASLHAEHGIHVETLPADLADRAQVDRVAARLTDAEHPIDLLVNNAGFGVHTKLTAEDTSEHERGIDVMIRAVLLLGVAAARTMRARGRGTIINVSSVAGYITMGSYSAIKAWVASYSEGLAVELRGSGVQVTALTPGWVRTEFHERAGIRTGSIPGFLWIDVDHLVEVGLRDARRGKVVSVPTAKFQVLLWFCRHLPRAAIRRISGFISSSRQGASQSKTSADTAGSESSNVERKSE, from the coding sequence ATGGTAATGGCACTGATCACCGGTGGTACGTCAGGCATCGGTGCCGCTTTCGCCACCGCGCTGGCCCGCGACGGATACGACCTGGTGCTCGTCGCGCGTGATGTCGGACGCCTCGACGCGTTCGCCGCATCGCTGCATGCCGAGCACGGCATCCATGTCGAGACGCTGCCCGCCGATCTCGCCGACCGGGCGCAGGTCGACCGGGTCGCCGCCCGCCTCACCGACGCCGAGCATCCCATCGATCTTCTGGTCAACAACGCCGGGTTCGGCGTGCACACCAAGCTGACCGCCGAGGACACCTCGGAGCACGAGCGGGGGATCGACGTGATGATCCGCGCCGTTCTGCTGCTCGGCGTAGCCGCCGCGCGCACGATGCGGGCTCGCGGCCGCGGCACGATCATCAACGTGTCGAGCGTCGCCGGCTACATCACGATGGGGTCGTATTCTGCGATCAAGGCGTGGGTCGCGTCGTACAGCGAGGGTCTCGCCGTCGAGCTGCGGGGGAGCGGAGTGCAGGTGACGGCGCTGACGCCGGGATGGGTGCGCACCGAGTTCCACGAGCGCGCCGGAATACGCACCGGCTCGATCCCCGGTTTCCTGTGGATCGATGTCGACCACCTGGTCGAGGTCGGCCTGCGCGACGCGCGCCGCGGCAAGGTCGTCTCGGTGCCGACCGCGAAGTTCCAGGTGCTGCTCTGGTTCTGCCGACATCTGCCGCGCGCGGCGATCCGCCGCATCTCGGGATTCATCTCGTCGTCGCGACAAGGGGCTTCGCAGTCGAAGACATCCGCTGACACCGCCGGCTCCGAATCTTCAAACGTGGAGCGAAAGAGCGAGTGA